In Haloarchaeobius amylolyticus, the genomic window GCTGGAGGACATCTTCGATTTCGTCATAGACAGCGATCGGCGTGTACCACCACCGCGAGATACACGGGAAACCGATTACGACGGTCCCATTCTCAGTCTGGTCAACTTCCCAGTTTTGGTTGTTAATCCCAAATGGAATGCTATTGTTGTACTGGACAGCACCATCCTTCGAATACTCCGATTTCGCTTCGCGGATCGCCTGAGACTGGATTACTGCATACAGACCATTCTCGATGCCAGCCGAAGTGATCGACTGTACCAACTCACCGCTTTCCCAGCCATCAATCAGCCACTGCTTGGTTTCTGCATAGAGGTGACTGGCTCGCTGCCATCCCCGGCGGCGGGCCCACGAAGGATTGTGAAATTTCGTCGTGATAGTCGATGTCGTCATCAAATCACTTCCTCCAGATGCGGTAGACCACTGATGTTTGACTCTTTCAGATGTGACCTCTGGTGGTACGGGGCCGCATAGAGCGAAATCATATATAAACCTGTGTTCAGGAAGGTCAGTAGAGGATTGGGGCCCCTGAAAGCTCCAACTACTCCGTCACGTTTCGATACGTGGAGCAAACATCCGGGTCATCAACCCTGCACCATCATTGAGGTCGTACGAGAGAACGATGGGGAACTCACTCCCAAACTCCATCGTCACACAGGCTCCCCTCGGAATAGTTCGCACAATCCGTTTCATGTAGTCGAGGCTGAACAGCGACGACGCATCGGCGAACCTGACCTGGTCGAGTTCCTCTTCATCAAGCTGGAAGTCGACAGCGTCAGTATCGCCTTCTGCTTCGATTGTGAGGACCTCATTGTCGGCATCCATCCGGAATCCGACGTGGTCGGCAACGAGGTCAGCGGCTTTGACCCCTTGCTGAAGGACGTCGCGGTCGAGCGTAGCGCTCGCTGGGAGTTTCAGCTCAGGGAGCTTCGGCTCTGCTCTGATGGTCGCTGGATCGAGGCAAGCCATTCGGAACTCGATGCCGTCGACGAAAACAACCAGCTTGCGTGTCTCTCTATCGAGACTGAACTGGACCAGATCGTCTTTCTTTGCGAGGTTCACGGGATCAGCGAAGCGGTCCAAGTCAAGACCAAGGACACCCGGACTAGCATCGTACGACTCGAATGCTGAGGCATTCAGAGTGAGATCGTCCATCGCGACGTTGGCGGGATCGACTGCACGGACGCGAATTCCGGATTCGTCGATCTTGAATCGGGCTTCGTCGACGTTCGCCCGAAGTGCTTTGAGGATAGCCTTTAGAGGACTTGCCTGGATGGTTGCTCGGAACGTCGACGGTGGCTCTGAAGCAATCTCATCCGTTGCTTCCTCCCCATCAGTATCGACATCTGCTTTTGATTCTGCCTCTGTCTTGGGTTCGAGCTCTCGGGCTTGCTCCAGCCAGTCTACAGCCTGTTCCACGCTGACGTTTGCAAACTCCGCGATTGTCTCGGAGTCAGCGGCTTCGAGAGCCTCGATCGTTTTGATTCCCTGTTCGCGCAGACGGGTCGCTTGTTCCGTGTCGAGACCAGAGATGTCGACGAAATCTGCTAGTTGTTCGGAGGGTTCCGCGACAGTCTCTGGCTGTGCGGACGCATCTGAACGGCTGTTTTCAGTCTGTTCTTCGTCAGAACGGTCTGTGGATGTTTCTATACTCATAGCGTTCTATGGTGCGATAGAGCGAAAGCACGAGTCCGACGGGCAATCGTTGAGTCAACTCGCCTTCCCCTCAGTCTCTTGAGGGAAGATAAATCTCGACTCGGGAATGCTAGCCGAGATATGGCACAGGACGCAGCAAAACCAGCAATCTGGTATTACTGGCTTCAGACAGTAGTCGCGTTGAGCTACAGAATCCTTGGTTCACTTACGAGACACCGTACTGCTCTTTGAGGGCAGTAAATTCTGATTCACTCGGGAGGACCACTGGGAGGTCGTCAGCAACCCCGAACTCTCCGTGAAGGGGTCGGTACATCGCGGCCACTGCGGTCTCCAAGTCGTACCACGTTGCCGTGTCTGTGAGGGTATCTTGGTCGATGTCCAGCTTCTCGATCAACAGCATCGAGTAACTGACGCGGCGAGAGCCACTATCGAGGACGAGGGTGTGACACACCACCTCCGATGGTGTGAGATCCTCGTCGGGGGCGTACCAGAATGCGGGTTCGCCAGCGAGGAAGAACTGCAGGCCGTACTCCTGGAATCGTGCGAGTCCAGTCACCCGCCAGTCAGCGGCCGACTCTAGTGCGGACGTATCCTCCGACGTTTGGACGCGAATGAGCGTCCGCTTCGGGTCGCACCATTCGACAGTCGCACTCGGAGCGAGTTCTCGAGCCCGGGAGCGATGTTCATGGGTAACGACTTCTCGTGCGAACGTTAGCAGTGGTGAGAGGTCTTCAACCAACGCATATTCGGGCCCAAATGGCGACAGCATCGCTCGGTGCTTGAGCGGTGACAACGCGTTGTAGACGCCCTGCCGGGTGATGTCAAGTCGATCTGCGATCTCAGTCACCCGGCGTGGTTCATCCAGAAACCAGCACACCTGTAGCGTAGCTGGCGAAAGGATCTCAATCCAGTCGACGTGGCCGAGCTTCGAACGGAGGTTTCGATACGACTCAACGACTGGATGGTTAGTCACTCGGACGAGACGTCGGTTCTTCGAACCACGGGTTTCGGTGAGCAAGCCGTCCTCGAGCAACTCATCGAGGACGTGGTAGATATGACCCTGAGAATATTCGGTTTCAGTCGCGAGTTCATCTGGCGTTGACTCACGGCCAGCGCTAAGCTCGTCTAGCAGTGCAAGGCCGGCCTTCGTCAGCATTTCTGTAAATAATAGAATCAGTTCGTATAAATGTGTTTTTGGGTTTCTGTTTACAGACTGCCTGTGTAACGTCTGCCCACCTGCGGACGAAGTCCTGCTACATCGAAACCGGTGGAAGCCAGTCACAGGACGGACAGAACGCTTCGTATACAGCCAGTGTTTCGTCGAACTCCCAACTCCCATCGTCACGGAAGAGTACGCCTGCTCGAACGATGGCGTGAACCGCCCCGTGACCACAGTTAGGGCATTCGTCACCAGGAGCCCATCCCGCCCGCTCGAAATCAATCGTCCACTCCGCGTCAGTGACCGGCGGCGACGACCGTTCACCGCAAGAAGTCATCCGTGTACCTCCATTCCTGAGTCCGCTGGGTGTTCGAGCATCGATTGGAGTTTCTTCCATTGCTCACGGAGCGTCATAGCGGAGACACTCGCGAGCTCGGCGAGACTCGTTTGGGTGACGTTCTCGTCAGCCTCACGAGCAGCCTCGTAGATGCAGGCAGCGGCAACGCCGGTTGGTCGACAGCCGTTCCCGAGACCGACTTCGGACGCTTCTCGGGCCAACTCCAGGGCGCGTTGGCGCACTTCTCGTGAGAGATCGAGGTCCGATGCGAATCGTGGGACATACTGAACGGGAGCCATCGGAACTGCCGGGAGATTCAGTTCGTGATTCAACACGCTGTACGCGTTGCTGACCCGCTCTCTGGAGACAGTCGACACCTCTCCGACCTCGTCGATTGTCCGAGGGAGTCCCGAACATCGACAGGCTGCATACACGCCGGCAGCCGCCATTGCTTCGATCGAGCGACCACGGATGAGGTCCTCGTTCGCAGCAGTCCGATAGAGGGCGCATGCCTGCGTACAGATGCTCTCGGGGAGATCAAGTGCACCGACGATCCGCCGGATTTCCGAGAGTCCATGCGCGAGGTTCTGCTCAGCTTTCCCTTCGAACCGAGCTTGGCGGTCCCATCGCCGAAGCCGGTGCAGTTTCCGACGTTTCGCGGCCGGAAGCTGTTGCCCTCGTGCATCCCGATATCGGCCGATCTCTGCAGAGATGCCCCAGTCGTGCCGGGCGTTCGTCACTGGCCCACCAACGCGACGTCGATCTTCGGCGTCGTATGGCGTCCATTCAGGTCCGTAGTCGATACAGTCCTCGTCGACGACGAGCCCACACTCAGGACAGTACCTCTCAGTACCGTCTCGTCTGAGCTTGACCGCAGAGCACTCAGGGGCACTGGTCGGTCGTAGAGAGTCGTTCGTGAGTCTCAACACCGTTCCTCTCGGGCTGTTCAGTGTGCTTCGTCGCGACGCTGGTTGAGTCTGTAGACATGGTTGATCGAAGGAAGGGCTCTGGGAGCGGATTACTCGGAGTCTGGGCCAGTCAGGTTGGGCGGAAGTTCCGGATTGAATTCGCGGTGGAATGCGCGGAGAACTTGATTCTGCCACGCTGCGTATTCGCCAGGAGTTGAGGCTTCGAACCGTGTCACACCGAGGTCGTATTTTCGCGCAAACGCTTCGAGATCGACTGCTTCGATACTCGTAATCGCGTCTGTCGTGGGATCTGGAGCAGCGGCTGCAGGAAGTGGTCGTTCCACCCACGCATCGAAGCACCCATCCACGGAGCTGATCACGAGGACGCCGTCGGTTGCTCCGACGAACAGGCTGGTCGAAATCCGAGCGAGATTTCGGTACAGATCCGACGGAACAACCAGGAGCAGGTTCTCGGCATCCACTGAGGATAGGTGGCTGTGTCCTCCAGACCGACCGTCGGTTCTCCACCGGTTCTCCGTGTCGAGCCAGCCTCCATGTCGTAACTTGTCGAGTGCGGCATCGAGGAACGTCTGGCTTCGGTACTGAATGTACCCGACTACGGTCGCATAGAAGCTCATCGATCCTCCACGGAGAACTCCGGAGTCAGTGGGGCCAAAGTACACGACCAACACCGATTCATCGAAGATAAAATCCGGATAGAAGGCTCAGTAGTGGACATCAGCAGGAACCACCCAGAACTCGTCATCACTGTTGTGTTCGAGATGCTGTTCGACCGCTGACCGAGAGCGAAGACCGGCGCCGTGTTGGTCGTAGATCCAGACGGACGGCCCGGCAAACTGGCCGAGTCGATAACAATCGAACCGAGTAAGATCGACGTCGTCCATCACGGACTTACAATCGAGAGACTCGAGTTTCATTCGCAGCTTGTCGAGTGTCTCACGGAACCACGCTTCTTGTGCCTCGACGGCGTCTTCGAGGAGTTGTCTCCCCGTCTCTGACTGCAGGGGTAGCGCTGGATCGAGGCCATCGTAGCGGGGATGGTCTCGATACCGAGCCGTCGATTCATCTAGGGTTTTGTAGTAGTCGAACGCCGTCGACGCTCCGTCACCGATTCCAATCAATCGGTCGAGTGCGTACCGAGCCGTACTAACTGCCTCTGAGCTATCGACCGCCGGAACGAGAACTCTGATAAGCATGTGCATTTCCTATTCCTCACCCCTTTCGGGGTCGATAAACTCGGGTGTCGAAGACGAAATCAATGTACGACAGGGAAAATTGCGAAACAAGGAGGGATATCGAGGATGAACTCCTTCCTGAGTGATCCGCCTTCGAGGAATTGACGGAGGAACGACGACGTACCTCTCTGGTAAGATCCACAATGCCGATAACTCAATCCGACATCCGAGATCTCTGTACCGACGCGGTGTTCGACCGCGGGCAGAACTACTACGCCGAGGGGCACATTCACGAGCAACGACGTGTCGACGACATCATCACCGCGACAGTCGAAGGATCGAAGCTGTACGACGTGACGCTCTCACTCGCCGAGCCCGATTTCGAGCCATCCTGTACGTGTCCATACGATGGGCCCGGGGAGTGCAAACACGTCGTTGCCGTACTCTTGTCGCTGAGCGACGATCTACCGGAAGATGAGGGAGAGCGTCTCGACGCCGTCTTCGAAGATATCGACACCACCGAGTTACAGGCATTTGTACGCGAGGAACTCGCTCGTGACGATGCGATGCTGGATCGGTTCTTCGCAACGTTCGATGCAACGTCAGGAAAATCTCACGAAGCGTATCGGGACGACGTCACCCAACTGTTCGAAGAACACACCAGAGAGTACCCTGTCGTCATCGATGCAATCGATTTCAGCCAACTCACGGATCTCGGGGAACGATACCAATATCGAGGCCGTTATCGCCAGGCAGCAGCGGTCTATCGTGGACTCGTGGCTGGAATCGACGACAACATCGAAATCGTCGATGGAGCCTACGACCACTATGCAAGGGTTTTCCGTGAGAGCTTAGACGCCTACGTCGACTGCGTCACAGCAGCTGACCTCTCCTCGACTGAGTACGACGCGTACGAACAGTTCATAGTCGAGAGAATCGAGTCTGGGTCACATATCCATCGCGAACAGTTCGAGCGAACGCTATCGACTCTGCAAGCCGCAATCGAAGAGTGAGGCACGGTTGGTGTTTCAGCCAACACGGGCGTAGGGGGAAGGCATAAGAGGAGCGATTAGAGTTCCTTCACCCACCCAATTTCCCCTGAACGCTTTTCGAATCCTTCTGTCTCTAAGATATGCTCCATAGCTGGGTGCGTAGCATTGTTCGTCGACACTTCACTACACCCCTCTGTCCGACTCAACTCAAGGAATTCATTGAGGGCTGCCCGGCCCACACCCTTGTCCTCCCAGTGTAGCTCCACAGTGAGATACTCTAACTCACCGGGGACACCTTCGATTGCACCCGCGTACTCACCGTCGACAAGAATATCGTATCCCAGCATCGCCTCGGTGAGCGAGAGAGCTTCTGGGTCAACGGTATTGACATCGTCCGCGGCAGTCATCGTATTCGATTAGTGAATAATCACTCTTCAATCTTGGAGCTTCGCAGCCATTCGGCCAGCCTCTTCGGCTTCCTCGCTCCGGGACAAATCGTATCTGGCGAGCGCTTCTTCGACCGCCTCATCGAGCTTCATTCGTACTCCTACGGCGCTGCAGCCGCTGTGTCTCCAGTTCCGGTTTGGAACGAGAGGGTGATGACGAGTTTATCGAACCAGACGACAGGACGCTTGCTCTGGCCGACTTCCTCGAAGAAGATGATTCCCAGCTGTGCAAGTCGCCTGAGTTCCTCGTGGACATTTGTGACGTCACGGTCCACAACTCGGGCAGTTTCGTTGATGCTGGAGGGGGCCTCCTGACGAACAGCCTCGAGGAGTTCGAGCGTACGCGGCGGCAGCGTCTCCATGAGATCGTCGTAGCTTGTGAACGAGAGCGTCGGTGTCGTATCCACTGAATCGCCGTGTTCCAGTGACTCGATGTCGTCAGTGACGTCGTCGTGGAACTCGTCGGACGATTTGACCGTCACAACGAGGGTCGACGCAGCCCGAAGCTGTTCGCGTTCCATCGGATGCAGCGGTGGCGTTAATTCAGCCATTGCGCTCACTCGGGTCTCCGATAGGGGAGCGTCGTCACGTCGAAAGCGTCGTAATGTCGGTCGTACGTGAGGATGTGGTCGATCTCTAACTCGGCCATGTGTGACGCGACGATGAAATCAGTCAGGGATGCATCGAGGTCGGTCCACTCAATAAACGTGTCCGTTGCATCACTGAAGACCTCCGGAGTAACTGATTCGAGTTGATAGAGATCACTCTTATCGAGCGTCGTCAGAAACGTCGCGGCGTTTCGCATCGACGCCTGTTTTTTGAGGCGGGTCGCAGCCTCGTCGACGATATGGTCGTTCACGACCAGTCGTCGATAGGGGAGATCGCCGTCGCGGACAAAATCCATGAATGCACGTGAGACGGGATGCATCTGATCCTGCGGATTAAACAGCGCATAGAGGAACTTCGGGCCACAGACGACTTGGTGACGAATCGAACCCGGTCGAAAGTGTTCAGCGGTCACCGTGCCAATCGGTGTCTCAACTGATTCTGCCATCAGAGTTAGGAGTTCGAGGAGGGGTCCTCAGCGAGAACGAACGATTCATCGTTGCCGTGCCACTCCTCAACGAGATCGTCTTCTTCTCTGGCGTCTGTCTGTGCTGTCCGTGGAAGCGACGAATCATCGAGTTCATCGAGAACTGTAAAGGCTGCATCGTTCGGATCGGCCTGTTGCTGGCGTTCGACCCACTCGATCAACGCCTCGTGACTGGCTTCTTTAAGCGATAGTCCGTGTTCCTCAGCGAACTCTCGAAATCGCTCGTACTCCTCCTCGTTCAACTCAGTTTGGACGTGTTTGGTATCGTGGCTACTCATGTTGACCCTCCTGAGGTTGTGTGGATGTAGCGTCTCATGAAGCATAAGATGTTCGCATGTAGTAGTTCATGAAATAGGGCTCGACCAGGGCCCTTCACACCTTGAAAACGGTATCGAGAGCAGTCGAAAACCGAGCGTCGAAGTTAGAGGCGGCGTAGCCGTCGATCAACACATACTGGAGAGCGATCTCGGGGGGCTCATCCAAGAATTCGATTAATGCGATACGTCGGCGATTGGAACCATCTGGCTCTGTTGGGATCCTTAGCCGCTGACAGCTTATTGAGGCCGTGCTAAATACAGAGACTGTATGCAGGACAGTATCCTCGTTTCTTGCAGACATACCCTTCTGAATCAGGTGCTCATGAGATGTGCAACTCCTCATCAGCAACCACAACCGGCACTACCCCCAAGAGAACCTTTATCCATCAGCCAACCACAAGGAAGGACAATAGCCGACCGTGACACATCACAAGAGAGGGATACGGATATGGAGATAGAGCAGGGTAGTTACACGCTTGAGCAACTCTGTCAGGAGGTCATAGACCACACTGAAAGCGCGTTTGAGCAGTACCACGTCAAGCATCTCAAGTTCTACTTCTACATCGCAGACGAGGACTGGAATTCGAACTTCCCAGACAGGTACGAAACACAGGATTACGGGGAGATGACGAAGGTTTCTGCCGAGTATACGAATCGGTTCGGAGCGGAAGATCGCGCGGACTTCTTCATCGGCCCATACGGCGACGAGAGCGAGATCATCACAATCCTGACTGCAGAGACGCAGGAGGCTATCGATCAAGCTCTCCTCCCCATGCTAGGCCGGAGGGACGACATCTCTCTCATGCCAATCATGCTGGAAGACTTCCAGCGCATGAACGAACTCGTTCTGGAGCACAACGATGTCCGAATTACCGAATTCAAGTCCAAGCGAGTTCCCGACCTGGCGGAGGCCGAGATCCGACCTAGCGTACAGCGCTCTATTGAGTACAAAGGTCGGGATGGGAAGGAAGCAATTGAGGAACTCCGAAGCGGGTACGGTGTCGTACCCGTCCGAATCCAGTACGAGCATCAGAACCTCTCCCTGAAAATCGACTCCCGTGGGAAGTTCACGCTGAAGAAAATAAACTCGAAAAACTTTGATCTCCTCTTTGAGCTTGTCGAAGAAGTCATCGAGAACGTTCTGGAACTGAAGGACATCACTCAAGAGATCCGATTTACCGAGGAGGAGGTGGAATCGGGAAATTTGTCGATTACGGTGCCCAAAGTTGAAGCGGGTGAAGTCACCTTCGACCGTGAATTCACTCGCGTACTAGCGGAGGATTTTGTCGAGGGCACCAGAAATCGCGACCGGGTCGACTTCAGTTTCACAGATGTGACAATGCAGGCCGGTTCACTCGACTTCTCCGCTCAGGTAGTCGACGAGAATCGGAACTCGTTCTTCAACATCAGCGCCACTGCGGACGAGATGCGGATCGTCCCCGAGACGAACTGCTCGTTTCCTTCCCTGATCGAGTTCTACTTCTGTGTGTTGCAGCTCGTCGACGGGAACGCCGAGCTGGACCTGCACAATTCTCAGACTGCTTCATAGATGGTCAATATCGAGCCTCCCTCCGACCTACCGGACCATCACACGAGTGAATTCAGAAGTGCATATCGAGAGTGCATAATACCCAAGAACAGGGATTTCGACCGCGAAGGCTACAAGGATGACCTTGAGAACTTCATCGACCAGGAGCGAGAGCACAGGAGACTGATTAATTTCTGTGTCTTCCCGTTCGTGCAGTCTGCACCGGAGGGGTACCAATTCGTCCGTGCCGATCCACTAGAGGAGTGTGGAGTCAAGAATTTCGACTTCCTCCTGCACGACTTAGAGGGGAAGGTCATCTTTGGAGAAGCAAAGGCCAGCCTCCCAACAAATGTTGGCAGTGAGATTAACGATCTCCTTGAGCAGCGAGAGACGGTCGAGGCGTGGCAAGACTATATCGAGGAGAACTACCTCGGACAAGAGATGGTGTTCGCAGAGTATGTGCTAGCGACGTACGATAACTACGCAACTACCGCATCTCGGAAAATGTTGGCGAGAGGCGAGGATGTGAAGGTCTGGGGCGTGAACAGAACGGAGAAAGAACTCAATCTCAAGAAGAGTCTGCCAGACGAAACCCCTGATAATCTCCCGGGTGACGACCCCATCGCCGAACTCTCTAAGCTAGCCAAACACTCCATTGGTCCACTCAACTCGGTACTAGAGAATTGTAGGACTGCGACGGGAGCAGTTAGCGTTCTACCCGAATCGGCAGACATTGACCAGCTCCGGGTGATCACTCGCGCCTATTCCTCAAGAGGGAGAGACACGTTCATCGATCGCACAGACATCAGACGTGAGATCAAGGCGGGTGCGCGGAATTATGGATCTGAGCGGATTGATGAGATCACCAACCAATTGATCGAATTGGGACAGGAGGTCGGCCTACTCAAGGACTGGAGAGACGGTCCTGCGGATTACCGAGTTGTCTCTCAGTACACTTCCAGAAAGGGTATCGAGAAGACGCTGAAGAAGAAGTGGAAAGAACACAAAGTCAAAGAGAGGTACAGCAAGATGCAGGAGGCATGCCGAGAGTACGCTCGGGAAGAGGTAGGTAAGCAGACGCAGCTGAGTGAGTTCTGAGACTCTTCAACTACTCTACCCTCCTGCTCTCCCTCGCTTGTGCCTTCACAATCAACTCGCCGCGGTAGTGGTTTAGGAACGTATCGACTCTTGGGCTTCGTCGACGCGCTCAACCACGGAGAAATGAGCACCGCGGGATTTGTACTGACCGATCTGATTCGGTGAGGCCGTGTGCCGAGTGACTGACCGATACGTGCTCTGGCTCTCGTACGACAATCATGTCAGAATCACATTCCTTTAACAGGACTATTAATCCAGTCTATGTTATCTACCTACTCGTCGCTAGACTTGAATTCGACACGGTCGCGTGAAAGCAGCGGATCTTCACCATTCCGAAGCGGCGGCTCACCGAGCGTTTCTGGGTCGATACCAGACCCATCCAGGAACGCTTCAAGCGAACTCATAGAAGTATCTTCGTCGCCAGTCATCGAATATACCTCGTGCCATCTCGTAGTGGCTGGTTCCATATTAATGAATTTGTTCTGGGGACTCGGTTCTAATCTCGGAGAGTGTTACCCCACATATTACGACAACAAGTGGTTTGTGGGGTAACATCAGTATCAATTCGAGGACACAGATCCGCTGTGGAAACGAGAACGAGAGTGTGGGGAAACTGTGGGGGTTTCCTGGAAAAACACCGATACTGGCCGCTCAGTCGGCGATATACCTATGCTCCGCTACGCAGTGTAGAGTGTGAGGCTGACTAGAGCCTCACGAACGGAATTGGTGTATTCCAATGAACAGTAGCAACACTGAGGATAAGAACCTATCGGCGACGATAGAGGCGACGAAGCAGACGAACGAACGACATGGGACCGCAACGACGCGGACTGAAGACGGTCGCTCGCCCTACTTCCGGACCTACCGGGAGGACCAGGAGCAGCGCCGCTCCACCACTGAGCCAACGACGAGAACTCGGCTGGTCGCAAGACTGGCAGGACTCCTCTGGACGCTCATGGACGCCCCATCCGACGCTGACTCCCGAAACGACCCCGAGGTCACGACGGACCAGCACGAAGACGGTGACGCCTACACGGAGCGGACCGCAGCGAAGACCGACTTCGGGACGCGTGCAGAACCCGTCGATGGACTGTACGGGTACACGTCTGATGGCTACCCCATCGTCCCAGAACGAGGACA contains:
- a CDS encoding DNA polymerase sliding clamp is translated as MSIETSTDRSDEEQTENSRSDASAQPETVAEPSEQLADFVDISGLDTEQATRLREQGIKTIEALEAADSETIAEFANVSVEQAVDWLEQARELEPKTEAESKADVDTDGEEATDEIASEPPSTFRATIQASPLKAILKALRANVDEARFKIDESGIRVRAVDPANVAMDDLTLNASAFESYDASPGVLGLDLDRFADPVNLAKKDDLVQFSLDRETRKLVVFVDGIEFRMACLDPATIRAEPKLPELKLPASATLDRDVLQQGVKAADLVADHVGFRMDADNEVLTIEAEGDTDAVDFQLDEEELDQVRFADASSLFSLDYMKRIVRTIPRGACVTMEFGSEFPIVLSYDLNDGAGLMTRMFAPRIET
- a CDS encoding MarR family transcriptional regulator gives rise to the protein MLTKAGLALLDELSAGRESTPDELATETEYSQGHIYHVLDELLEDGLLTETRGSKNRRLVRVTNHPVVESYRNLRSKLGHVDWIEILSPATLQVCWFLDEPRRVTEIADRLDITRQGVYNALSPLKHRAMLSPFGPEYALVEDLSPLLTFAREVVTHEHRSRARELAPSATVEWCDPKRTLIRVQTSEDTSALESAADWRVTGLARFQEYGLQFFLAGEPAFWYAPDEDLTPSEVVCHTLVLDSGSRRVSYSMLLIEKLDIDQDTLTDTATWYDLETAVAAMYRPLHGEFGVADDLPVVLPSESEFTALKEQYGVS
- a CDS encoding transcription initiation factor IIB, which translates into the protein MLRLTNDSLRPTSAPECSAVKLRRDGTERYCPECGLVVDEDCIDYGPEWTPYDAEDRRRVGGPVTNARHDWGISAEIGRYRDARGQQLPAAKRRKLHRLRRWDRQARFEGKAEQNLAHGLSEIRRIVGALDLPESICTQACALYRTAANEDLIRGRSIEAMAAAGVYAACRCSGLPRTIDEVGEVSTVSRERVSNAYSVLNHELNLPAVPMAPVQYVPRFASDLDLSREVRQRALELAREASEVGLGNGCRPTGVAAACIYEAAREADENVTQTSLAELASVSAMTLREQWKKLQSMLEHPADSGMEVHG
- a CDS encoding SWIM zinc finger family protein, coding for MPITQSDIRDLCTDAVFDRGQNYYAEGHIHEQRRVDDIITATVEGSKLYDVTLSLAEPDFEPSCTCPYDGPGECKHVVAVLLSLSDDLPEDEGERLDAVFEDIDTTELQAFVREELARDDAMLDRFFATFDATSGKSHEAYRDDVTQLFEEHTREYPVVIDAIDFSQLTDLGERYQYRGRYRQAAAVYRGLVAGIDDNIEIVDGAYDHYARVFRESLDAYVDCVTAADLSSTEYDAYEQFIVERIESGSHIHREQFERTLSTLQAAIEE
- a CDS encoding HVO_A0114 family putative DNA-binding protein; this translates as MAELTPPLHPMEREQLRAASTLVVTVKSSDEFHDDVTDDIESLEHGDSVDTTPTLSFTSYDDLMETLPPRTLELLEAVRQEAPSSINETARVVDRDVTNVHEELRRLAQLGIIFFEEVGQSKRPVVWFDKLVITLSFQTGTGDTAAAAP
- a CDS encoding type II toxin-antitoxin system VapC family toxin yields the protein MAESVETPIGTVTAEHFRPGSIRHQVVCGPKFLYALFNPQDQMHPVSRAFMDFVRDGDLPYRRLVVNDHIVDEAATRLKKQASMRNAATFLTTLDKSDLYQLESVTPEVFSDATDTFIEWTDLDASLTDFIVASHMAELEIDHILTYDRHYDAFDVTTLPYRRPE